One region of Daphnia pulicaria isolate SC F1-1A chromosome 7, SC_F0-13Bv2, whole genome shotgun sequence genomic DNA includes:
- the LOC124351056 gene encoding nucleolar protein 12-like — MASKVQPKRGVNTKPHSRNAVNQRQNTKPKNRQTKVNLIFDEKARKEYLTGFRKRKAERRKKFNENLKKEIKSERKRLQTELREDIKKSASSRRIPELQHLVDDVAHVYELPEHTVKIEPILDSQIRSENLFLGKNEASNAASDEENNREPLVDKKKKTKDLNRQMNKKLLKTKAFKRQTQMVRDKSRKKGKHLRKTK, encoded by the exons atGGCTTCCAAGGTTCAGCCTAAGCGTGGTGTCAATACGAAACCCCACAGCCGAAATGCCGTCAACCAAAGACAAAATACTAAACCGAAGAATCGACAAACTAaagttaatttgatttttgatgaaAAAGCCAGAAA GGAGTACCTAACAGGAtttaggaaaagaaaagctgAGAGAAGGAAGAAATTTAATGAGaaccttaaaaaagaaatcaagtcTGAAAGGAAGAGGCTTCAAACTGAACTCCGTGAGGATATTAAAAAGTCAGCTTCCAGCAGGCGTATTCCTGAGCTACAACACCTTGTTGATGATGTAGCTCATGTATATGAGCTCCCAGAACATACTGTCAAAATTGAGCCTATTCTGGATTCTCAAATCAGAAGTGAAAATCTGTTTCTTggaaaaaatgaa GCATCTAATGCAGCATCagatgaagaaaacaacagAGAGCCTTtggttgataaaaaaaagaaaaccaaggaTTTGAATCGACAGATGAACAAGAAACTATTGAAAACTAAGGCATTTAAACGGCAAACACAAATGGTCAGAGACAAGTCTAGAAAGAAGGGAAAGCATTTAAGGAAGACAAAATAA